AAGGCAGTGTTACTTTCTTTTCGTATATGGGACAACCAAGTTATAGACGGTGCTGAAAGTACGTTTTTTGATAAAGTACCAATGAAGTATAGTGATTATACACAAGAAATGTTTGAAGCTGATGGTGTACGCGTTGTGCCTGGCGCGTCTGTACGTACAGGTAGCTTTATCGGCAAAAATGTTGTTGTTATGCCAAGCTTTGTTAATATTGGTGCTTTTGTTGATGAGGGTTGTATGGTTGACGGTTGGGCAACCGTTGGTTCATGTGCTCAAATAGGTAAAAACGTTCACTTATCTGGCGGCGTTGGTATTGGCGGTGTATTAGAGCCCCTACAAGCAGGTCCAACAATTATAGAAGATAATTGTTTTATCGGCGCACGTTCTGAAATAGTTGAAGGTGTTATTGTCGAGGAAGGTGCCGTTATTTCAATGGGCGTTTATATTGGCCAAAGTACACGTATCTATGACCGTGAAACAGGTGAAATACATTATGGTCGTGTTCCAGCAGGCTCTGTTGTTGTCCCTGGAAACCTCCCGTCTAAGTGTGGAAAGTATAGTTTATATGCCGCAATAATTGTGAAAAAAGTGGATGCGAAAACACGTAAAAAAACAGGTATTAATGAACTATTACGTTTAGCTGATTAGTAAACCACCTGATTCACAGCTTGACTGAACAATAGTTTTATATACAAA
The sequence above is a segment of the Colwellia sp. 20A7 genome. Coding sequences within it:
- the dapD gene encoding 2,3,4,5-tetrahydropyridine-2,6-dicarboxylate N-succinyltransferase, with product MTDLTALASTIEQAFEDRANISPATVSKEVKAAVLASLSALNNGSARVAEKIDGQWHVHQWLKKAVLLSFRIWDNQVIDGAESTFFDKVPMKYSDYTQEMFEADGVRVVPGASVRTGSFIGKNVVVMPSFVNIGAFVDEGCMVDGWATVGSCAQIGKNVHLSGGVGIGGVLEPLQAGPTIIEDNCFIGARSEIVEGVIVEEGAVISMGVYIGQSTRIYDRETGEIHYGRVPAGSVVVPGNLPSKCGKYSLYAAIIVKKVDAKTRKKTGINELLRLAD